One Lycium barbarum isolate Lr01 chromosome 5, ASM1917538v2, whole genome shotgun sequence genomic window carries:
- the LOC132642352 gene encoding kiwellin-1-like, whose amino-acid sequence MKKGICPKFSILFLTIILVSTLISCAMAESSCNPSAKIKGIKPPAGKCKIGYQSECCKSGKSYTTYKCSPPVSGKTKAVLTINSFQKGGDGGGKSECDNKYHSNNKPVVALSTGWFSGEKRCMKNITIYGNGRQTDAIVVDECDSTMGCDDLHDYQPPCDNNIVDASKAVWKALGVPKKQWGQLDIFWSDAAAA is encoded by the coding sequence ATGAAGAAGGGCATTTGTCCAAAATTTTCCATTCTCTTTCTCACTATAATTCTTGTGAGTACacttatttcatgtgccatggcAGAGTCGTCGTGCAACCCCAGTGCGAAGATTAAAGGCATAAAACCACCAGCAGGGAAATGCAAAATAGGGTATCAATCAGAATGTTGCAAGAGTGGAAAGTCATACACCACTTACAAGTGCTCGCCTCCTGTTTCTGGCAAGACGAAAGCTGTTCTAACTATAAATAGTTTCCAAAAAGGCGGTGATGGTGGTGGAAAATCTGAGTGTGACAATAAATACCATTCCAATAACAAGCCGGTGGTTGCACTCTCAACAGGTTGGTTCAGTGGTGAAAAGAGGTGTATGAAGAATATAACAATTTATGGGAACGGAAGGCAAACGGATGCTATTGTTGTGGACGAGTGTGATTCCACAATGGGATGCGACGATCTTCATGATTATCAACCACCGTGTGATAACAACATTGTCGACGCGTCCAAAGCTGTTTGGAAGGCATTGGGAGTGCCTAAGAAGCAATGGGGACAACTTGATATATTCTGGTCTGATGCTGCTGCTGCTTAA
- the LOC132642353 gene encoding actin-depolymerizing factor 10-like, which produces MANSASGIAVSDECKLKFSELKAKRDHRYIVFKIDDSMYQVVVEKVGRHDETHEDFANNLPADECRYAVFDYDFTTNENVQKSKIFFVAWAPETARVRSKMLYASSKDRFRRELDGVQVELQATDASEMSLDTFIGRAR; this is translated from the exons ATG GCGAATTCGGCGTCAGGGATAGCAGTGAGTGATGAATGCAAGCTGAAATTTTCAGAGTTGAAAGCGAAAAGGGATCACAGATATATAGTATTCAAGATTGATGATTCAATGTACCAAGTTGTGGTTGAGAAAGTTGGGAGACATGACGAAACTCATGAAGATTTTGCCAACAATTTACCTGCCGATGAGTGCCGCTATGCAGTTTTTGATTATGATTTCACCACAAATGAAAATGTCCAGAAAAGCAAGATCTTTTTTGTTGCTTG GGCACCAGAAACAGCAAGAGTAAGAAGCAAGATGTTGTATGCGAGCTCCAAAGACAGATTCAGGAGAGAATTAGATGGTGTCCAGGTTGAATTGCAGGCTACTGATGCAAGTGAGATGAGCTTGGATACGTTCATCGGAAGAGCTCGTTGA